From a single Labrenzia sp. PHM005 genomic region:
- the phnC gene encoding phosphonate ABC transporter ATP-binding protein, with protein MLEINHLIKSYGDAAPVLKDLHLKVEGEQVVSVIGSSGAGKSTLLRCINRLVEPTSGSIVLNGTEFTTLGKRELRTARRRIGMVFQSFNLVDRLTVMENVQSGRLGYISTWAALTRNYPKDDIRRAFELMERVGIAQYANKRADELSGGERQRVGVVRALMQRPEILLADEPTASLDPKTSEQIMGLLRDLASELNLPVIINIHNVGEAKEYSDRIVGMRYGKIIFDDRPASLGTEEMDAIYSGTPADERPSMGAAA; from the coding sequence ATGTTAGAAATCAATCATCTCATTAAGAGCTACGGCGATGCTGCGCCGGTCCTGAAAGACTTGCACCTGAAGGTGGAAGGCGAACAGGTCGTTTCCGTCATAGGCTCTTCCGGCGCAGGCAAAAGTACACTGCTGCGCTGTATCAACCGGCTTGTGGAACCGACCTCCGGCTCCATCGTGCTCAACGGCACGGAATTTACCACTCTCGGCAAGCGCGAGTTGCGGACCGCCCGCCGCCGGATCGGCATGGTGTTCCAGAGCTTCAATCTGGTTGATCGCCTGACTGTCATGGAAAACGTTCAGTCCGGCCGGCTGGGCTACATCTCCACTTGGGCGGCTCTAACCCGCAACTATCCGAAGGACGACATCCGCCGCGCCTTCGAACTGATGGAACGGGTAGGTATCGCACAATATGCCAACAAGCGCGCCGATGAACTCTCTGGCGGTGAACGTCAGCGCGTTGGTGTTGTGCGCGCCCTGATGCAGCGCCCAGAAATTCTCCTGGCTGATGAGCCAACCGCGTCGCTCGACCCAAAGACCTCCGAACAGATCATGGGATTGTTGCGCGATCTGGCGAGCGAATTGAACCTGCCAGTGATCATCAACATCCACAATGTTGGCGAGGCCAAGGAATACAGCGACCGGATCGTCGGAATGCGCTACGGCAAGATCATCTTCGACGATCGGCCTGCATCCCTTGGAACCGAAGAAATGGATGCCATCTATTCCGGCACCCCGGCTGACGAACGGCCCAGCATGGGCGCGGCGGCATGA
- a CDS encoding NAD-dependent succinate-semialdehyde dehydrogenase, with product MAMPIHQETTTFHLNDKRLFRSFAYIDGKWTANGKGHTLPVTDPATGDWIGDVANLNSAESSAAVDAAHKSFDSWAGLLPQQRAAILRRWFELVTEHREDLAQIMTLEQGKPISESRGEVDYGASFVEFYSEEAKRPNVEGVTSHLADAEVEIWLEPVGVAALITPWNFPSAMVTRKAAAALAAGCTVVVHPSGETPFSCLALAELAERAGMPAGVFNVVTGEPAIVVQPWMDDPRVRAISFTGSTEIGKLLYRQSANTIKRMVLELGGHAPFLVFADCDLDLAVEEAVKAKFATSGQDCLGANRFLVEWPVYQEFCERFAARTCELAVGPGYSDPDIGPLMNRNAVDKQKSHVADALAAGATLLCGGKQHAAGPLFYEPTVLCDVPETAKVMHEETFGPVAAIASFDTEEDAMRRANDTEYGLVAYVHTRDPRRIYRASRCLRFGMVAINRTKVTGAPIPFGGMKQSGLGREGARMGMADFMDVKYVCRDWA from the coding sequence ATGGCAATGCCCATTCATCAGGAAACGACGACATTTCATCTCAACGACAAACGATTGTTCCGCTCATTTGCCTATATTGATGGCAAGTGGACCGCAAACGGAAAAGGACACACGCTTCCGGTCACCGACCCGGCAACGGGGGACTGGATTGGTGACGTCGCAAACCTGAATTCTGCCGAAAGTTCTGCCGCTGTTGACGCTGCACACAAAAGTTTTGACAGCTGGGCCGGATTGTTGCCGCAGCAACGGGCAGCCATCTTGCGGCGTTGGTTTGAACTGGTCACCGAGCACCGTGAGGATCTTGCGCAGATCATGACGCTCGAGCAGGGCAAACCCATTTCAGAATCCCGAGGTGAGGTGGATTACGGTGCTTCATTCGTCGAGTTTTATTCCGAAGAAGCCAAACGCCCGAATGTTGAGGGTGTAACGTCTCATCTTGCCGACGCAGAGGTGGAAATCTGGCTGGAACCGGTCGGAGTGGCTGCTTTGATCACACCGTGGAATTTTCCCAGTGCCATGGTAACGCGTAAAGCTGCGGCGGCTCTTGCTGCCGGCTGTACCGTGGTTGTGCACCCATCTGGCGAAACGCCATTTTCGTGTTTGGCATTGGCGGAACTCGCCGAACGTGCGGGGATGCCGGCCGGCGTCTTCAATGTGGTGACTGGTGAACCGGCAATCGTTGTTCAGCCGTGGATGGACGACCCGCGCGTCCGGGCAATCTCCTTCACTGGTTCGACGGAAATCGGCAAACTGCTGTATCGCCAGAGCGCAAATACCATCAAGCGCATGGTGTTGGAACTCGGTGGGCATGCGCCCTTTCTTGTCTTTGCGGATTGCGATCTGGATCTGGCGGTTGAAGAAGCTGTGAAAGCCAAATTCGCGACTTCCGGTCAGGATTGCCTCGGGGCGAACCGGTTTTTGGTCGAGTGGCCGGTTTATCAGGAATTTTGTGAACGTTTTGCTGCCCGCACTTGCGAGCTAGCGGTCGGACCAGGTTACAGCGATCCTGACATTGGCCCGTTGATGAACCGAAATGCAGTCGACAAGCAGAAGAGCCATGTCGCCGATGCCCTGGCAGCCGGTGCGACGCTCCTGTGTGGCGGCAAACAACATGCTGCCGGACCTTTGTTCTACGAACCTACGGTCCTCTGCGACGTTCCAGAGACCGCTAAGGTCATGCACGAGGAGACCTTCGGCCCGGTGGCCGCAATCGCGTCGTTTGACACGGAAGAAGATGCCATGCGCCGGGCAAACGACACCGAATATGGCCTGGTGGCTTATGTCCACACCCGCGATCCTCGCCGCATTTACCGCGCCAGCCGTTGTCTCCGGTTCGGCATGGTTGCCATTAACAGAACCAAGGTGACCGGTGCACCAATCCCCTTTGGCGGTATGAAACAGTCGGGCCTCGGCCGCGAAGGTGCCCGCATGGGCATGGCTGACTTCATGGATGTCAAATACGTCTGCCGTGATTGGGCTTGA
- a CDS encoding TRAP transporter permease: MSEMSQATNRNPVVEELSADELAAIEKKYDEGAATRQVSTHFAKVLRYVALVFATYHYLTAGFGLPPDYWHMGWHLSGLFILIYALFPHVKTKTSFDLNTGALHLGGVPFLDIILMVLGIAASLYLGFAWHGIPALGIEEQTFRMGNPNTYDLVFGCILIALVLDIARRTLGWVLPLIICVFISYALFGPIFPGILQHPGVKFRTFVSSMYFPQEGIFGVTLWVVSTIVFHFVLFGVIAQRTGLGQLFIDNATILAGRYTGGPAKVSVVSSAFFGTISGSSVANTVSTGALTIPNMKRLGYPGHFAGGVEAAASAGGQITPPIMGAAAFIMAEFLEVPYTTIVVAAIFPALLHYTGVFAVVHLMARRLGLKGMSADMLPKLGQVWRDGWANMVPLVGLLTVLFSGYTPYMSAFCGISLTLIAGMARVKSPLTLVYPAAFIAFVVWKFAGGGFDLPMSALLIAGAALATFNPQRRTTVSEMADTMETGVKYALAVGAAAAAVGIVIGVINTTGVGFRIGFMVTQAAANLGGDLHGLFSIGNFELFSVEDLTLFISLVFIAIACILMGAGVPTTALYIMLVSVAQPALAQLGIPPIASHMFVLYYGVVAEITPPVCTSAYAAAAIANSNPFRTGISAFSLGLGKVVAPMAFVYAPVLLLVSSTGFDFFEFTYTAASCIAGVIALSAAVVGYWLVPMGMIFRVLLALSGLVFIAPSLQADLIALAIASPAILSQIIQSRLLRAEAV; the protein is encoded by the coding sequence ATGAGCGAGATGTCTCAGGCCACAAACCGCAACCCGGTGGTGGAAGAGCTATCGGCGGACGAATTGGCCGCGATCGAGAAAAAATATGACGAAGGCGCGGCCACACGCCAGGTGTCGACTCATTTCGCCAAGGTTCTGCGGTATGTCGCGCTCGTTTTTGCCACCTACCACTATCTGACTGCAGGATTTGGCCTGCCGCCCGATTATTGGCATATGGGCTGGCACCTGTCGGGCCTGTTTATCCTGATTTATGCGCTGTTTCCGCATGTCAAAACCAAAACATCCTTCGACTTGAACACCGGCGCCCTGCATCTTGGCGGCGTCCCGTTTCTCGATATCATCCTGATGGTTCTGGGCATTGCCGCCTCCCTCTATCTCGGGTTTGCATGGCACGGCATTCCCGCTTTGGGAATCGAGGAACAAACGTTCCGGATGGGCAACCCCAACACCTATGACCTGGTCTTCGGCTGCATCCTGATTGCTCTGGTCCTCGACATCGCTCGGCGCACCTTGGGCTGGGTTCTGCCGCTCATCATCTGCGTCTTCATATCCTACGCCTTATTCGGCCCGATCTTCCCGGGAATTCTTCAGCATCCCGGCGTGAAATTCCGCACCTTTGTGTCATCAATGTATTTCCCGCAGGAAGGTATCTTTGGCGTGACCTTGTGGGTTGTCTCAACCATCGTCTTTCATTTTGTCCTGTTCGGTGTCATCGCCCAGCGCACCGGACTGGGCCAGCTCTTCATCGACAACGCCACTATACTAGCGGGACGTTATACTGGCGGGCCAGCGAAGGTCTCGGTTGTCTCCTCGGCCTTTTTCGGCACGATCTCCGGATCTTCGGTCGCAAACACTGTCTCCACTGGAGCCTTGACCATCCCCAACATGAAACGACTGGGCTATCCGGGTCACTTTGCGGGTGGGGTTGAAGCCGCCGCATCAGCTGGAGGACAAATCACACCACCGATCATGGGCGCAGCCGCTTTCATCATGGCGGAATTTCTGGAGGTGCCCTACACCACCATCGTCGTTGCCGCGATTTTCCCGGCGCTTCTGCATTACACGGGCGTGTTTGCCGTTGTGCATTTGATGGCCCGCCGTTTGGGCCTAAAGGGTATGTCAGCCGATATGTTGCCGAAATTGGGGCAAGTCTGGCGTGATGGCTGGGCCAATATGGTGCCGCTGGTAGGCCTGTTGACAGTGCTCTTTTCCGGCTACACGCCTTATATGTCCGCTTTTTGCGGCATATCCCTCACCTTGATCGCTGGAATGGCGCGTGTGAAGTCGCCACTCACACTGGTCTATCCGGCAGCCTTTATCGCTTTTGTAGTTTGGAAATTTGCGGGCGGCGGATTTGATCTACCAATGTCGGCGCTGCTCATCGCCGGTGCGGCCTTGGCAACGTTCAATCCCCAGCGCCGAACAACTGTGAGCGAAATGGCCGATACGATGGAAACGGGAGTGAAATACGCTCTCGCAGTAGGGGCCGCAGCGGCTGCTGTCGGCATCGTGATTGGCGTCATCAACACCACCGGCGTCGGTTTCCGCATTGGCTTCATGGTGACACAAGCGGCCGCCAATCTGGGCGGCGACCTGCATGGACTGTTCAGCATTGGCAACTTCGAGCTGTTCAGTGTTGAGGATCTGACTCTCTTTATCAGCCTCGTCTTTATCGCGATTGCCTGCATTCTGATGGGCGCGGGTGTTCCAACAACAGCGCTTTACATCATGCTGGTTTCGGTCGCCCAACCTGCCTTGGCTCAGCTCGGAATTCCTCCGATCGCAAGCCATATGTTTGTGCTCTACTACGGTGTCGTTGCCGAGATCACACCACCGGTTTGCACATCAGCCTATGCTGCTGCTGCCATCGCCAATTCCAATCCCTTCAGAACGGGCATCTCGGCCTTTTCCCTGGGACTTGGAAAAGTCGTTGCGCCGATGGCCTTTGTCTATGCGCCGGTCTTGCTGCTTGTCTCTTCGACCGGCTTCGATTTCTTCGAGTTCACCTATACCGCTGCAAGCTGTATTGCAGGTGTCATCGCCCTGTCGGCAGCGGTGGTGGGGTATTGGCTCGTTCCCATGGGAATGATCTTCCGAGTTCTGCTCGCGCTTTCCGGGTTGGTCTTCATTGCGCCCTCACTGCAGGCAGACTTGATTGCGCTTGCAATTGCCAGCCCGGCCATTCTGAGCCAGATCATTCAGTCGCGCCTCTTGCGAGCAGAAGCTGTCTGA
- the phnE gene encoding phosphonate ABC transporter, permease protein PhnE, giving the protein MTSQTTLDSWARYSPQQRFQRYVAFALAALTISWALSSIDVIWAWVWDAPEQMLDLFNRMIPPDPKNLPSILEAIWQTINIATLATAIAVVVSLPVAYIAAQNTTPNRLALWVGRFILVSSRSVNTIIWALLFVAIFGPGIIAGIVAIMFRSIGFLGKLLGEAIEEIDPKPIEALEACGASRFKVVLYGIVPQVAPAFFAIAILRWDINLRESTVLGLVGAGGIGVILQGAIDTFNWPEVSMVLLTILALVILGEMISSKLRSKIL; this is encoded by the coding sequence ATGACCAGTCAGACCACTCTCGACAGTTGGGCACGGTATTCGCCCCAGCAAAGGTTCCAGCGATACGTAGCTTTTGCGTTGGCCGCACTGACCATTTCCTGGGCCCTCAGCAGCATTGATGTCATCTGGGCCTGGGTCTGGGACGCACCGGAACAGATGCTGGATCTCTTTAACCGGATGATCCCACCGGATCCGAAAAACCTGCCGTCAATCCTGGAAGCCATCTGGCAGACGATCAACATTGCAACGCTCGCAACAGCTATCGCCGTTGTTGTCTCCCTGCCGGTTGCTTACATCGCCGCGCAGAACACCACACCCAATCGCTTAGCGCTCTGGGTCGGGCGCTTCATTCTCGTGTCCTCCCGCTCTGTGAACACGATCATATGGGCGCTGTTGTTCGTGGCAATCTTTGGCCCGGGCATCATCGCCGGTATCGTCGCGATCATGTTCCGCTCCATCGGCTTTCTCGGCAAACTGCTGGGTGAAGCTATCGAGGAAATCGATCCCAAGCCAATCGAAGCACTGGAAGCCTGCGGAGCCTCCAGGTTCAAGGTGGTGCTTTACGGAATTGTTCCGCAGGTCGCACCGGCATTTTTTGCCATCGCCATCCTGCGCTGGGACATCAACTTGCGGGAATCCACTGTTCTCGGGCTTGTTGGTGCAGGCGGGATCGGTGTGATCTTGCAAGGGGCTATCGACACCTTCAATTGGCCGGAAGTCTCCATGGTGCTCTTGACCATTCTGGCCCTGGTGATCCTGGGTGAAATGATTTCATCCAAACTGCGCAGCAAAATCCTTTAA
- a CDS encoding LysR family transcriptional regulator, with product MNLSQMTAFRAVMNSASLSEAAEKLGRTQPAVSAAIRSLEETLGLKLFERRGRQLVPVPEAQYLMAEASEILDRVSSVAGTMKSLKAGQSGSLNVACMPGPSTFLMPRYISQAVGANPDVHIVFSSRSSPQIRELGATQGLDFGFADLIGREPSTVTFRQETISANCFCALPIDHPLADKDTISWKDLDHVPLGLLQSSHIVRQKTVQTMLAAGVTPNVVLDSQFFLPIMQFISVGRCLSIVDPLTMVTEQEINSAAGRVVFRKLSEAFRYDYSIITPIYRPLSQLARRIKEGWQQEVMGLLTRIEADPVYCP from the coding sequence ATGAACTTGTCTCAGATGACCGCATTTCGCGCTGTTATGAATTCCGCGTCCCTATCCGAAGCTGCTGAAAAGCTTGGCAGAACACAGCCGGCGGTGAGCGCGGCAATTCGCTCACTCGAGGAGACGCTCGGGCTAAAACTGTTTGAACGGCGCGGCCGTCAACTGGTGCCAGTACCCGAAGCCCAATACCTTATGGCAGAGGCGAGCGAAATTCTTGATAGGGTGTCGAGCGTTGCCGGAACGATGAAAAGCTTGAAAGCTGGCCAAAGCGGCAGCCTGAATGTCGCCTGCATGCCTGGTCCATCTACTTTTTTAATGCCGAGGTATATCAGCCAGGCTGTTGGCGCCAATCCGGATGTTCATATTGTGTTTTCCAGCCGGTCTTCGCCGCAAATTCGCGAATTAGGGGCGACACAAGGGTTGGATTTTGGGTTTGCCGACCTGATCGGGCGGGAGCCGTCAACCGTAACTTTCCGGCAGGAAACGATCTCGGCGAATTGTTTCTGTGCGTTGCCGATAGACCATCCATTGGCAGACAAAGACACCATTTCCTGGAAGGATTTAGATCACGTGCCGCTCGGGCTGCTTCAAAGCTCTCATATTGTCCGGCAAAAAACCGTGCAGACAATGCTAGCGGCAGGCGTAACGCCAAACGTCGTGTTGGACAGTCAGTTTTTCCTGCCCATCATGCAGTTCATCAGTGTCGGGCGTTGCCTATCGATCGTGGATCCCCTGACGATGGTCACAGAACAGGAAATCAATTCTGCAGCGGGGCGTGTCGTCTTCCGTAAGCTGTCGGAAGCCTTCCGCTATGACTATTCGATCATAACGCCAATTTATCGTCCGCTGTCCCAACTTGCCCGCCGGATCAAAGAAGGCTGGCAGCAAGAAGTCATGGGACTGCTCACCCGCATTGAGGCCGACCCGGTGTATTGCCCTTAG
- a CDS encoding TAXI family TRAP transporter solute-binding subunit has product MFYRLAVAAIAASLTAGTALAEDPKFFRIGTGSAGGTYFPIGGTIANGISAPPGSRPCDKGGQCGVPGLIAIAQSTTASVFNNAAVQNGELEAGLAGAYSTRDMYLGEGKFEGKPHPKLRVVANLYPEDLHLVLAKGTKINDLGDLKGKRVGIAQAGSGTQVAVEAMLGLWGVSRDNIDEAELNNSQSAERLADGQIDAYFYAAGWPVSAMVQLATTKGMDLHSFTDEDMAKINAAVPAYIPSMIPAGAYEGVDYDAKTPAVSALLVVSSDLSEDFVYAITKALWNDNTRKLLDNGHAKGKQITLDTALDGVAALGVPLHDGAKKFYKEAGMME; this is encoded by the coding sequence ATGTTTTATCGATTGGCCGTTGCAGCCATCGCGGCGTCACTCACGGCAGGAACTGCTCTTGCCGAAGATCCGAAATTTTTCCGCATCGGCACTGGCAGTGCAGGCGGGACTTACTTTCCGATTGGCGGCACGATAGCCAACGGCATTTCCGCACCTCCCGGCTCCCGACCTTGCGACAAGGGCGGTCAATGCGGCGTACCTGGCCTCATCGCCATTGCACAATCAACGACAGCTTCGGTCTTCAACAACGCCGCAGTTCAAAATGGTGAATTGGAAGCTGGTCTGGCCGGTGCCTATTCAACCCGGGATATGTATTTGGGCGAAGGCAAGTTTGAAGGCAAACCGCATCCAAAGCTGCGGGTTGTTGCCAATCTTTATCCGGAAGACCTTCACCTGGTCCTGGCCAAGGGCACCAAGATCAACGATTTGGGTGATCTGAAAGGCAAACGGGTCGGCATCGCACAGGCAGGTTCGGGAACACAGGTCGCTGTGGAGGCTATGCTCGGTCTTTGGGGCGTCAGCCGGGACAACATTGACGAAGCTGAACTGAACAACAGCCAGTCAGCCGAACGCCTCGCTGACGGTCAGATCGACGCCTATTTCTATGCTGCAGGGTGGCCGGTGTCTGCGATGGTGCAACTCGCTACCACCAAAGGCATGGATTTGCACAGCTTCACTGACGAAGACATGGCCAAGATCAACGCGGCCGTGCCGGCCTATATTCCGTCCATGATCCCGGCAGGGGCTTATGAAGGTGTCGATTACGACGCCAAAACACCGGCCGTTTCAGCCTTACTGGTCGTCTCATCGGATCTCTCCGAAGACTTCGTCTACGCTATCACCAAGGCGCTCTGGAACGACAACACCCGGAAGTTGCTCGACAATGGTCACGCGAAGGGCAAGCAGATCACACTAGATACGGCCCTGGATGGCGTTGCCGCTCTTGGTGTTCCGCTCCATGACGGCGCTAAGAAGTTCTACAAAGAAGCAGGCATGATGGAATAA
- a CDS encoding FAD-binding oxidoreductase, producing the protein MVQSVTILGAGAIGLCTALSLAERGISVRLIDRGKPGQEASFGNAGVISPWSFVPQSQPGIWKKMPALMFGKHRPLSVRTGFWPRMLPWGLQFLRNSSEVRTRQISDAMEPLCAPSIDLYRRHLKGTGQEHLIKDCAYVHAFRDENPDRLKALDYRIRQEKGADLELVGQSSLQKIEPALSPEFKAAVLIHGQARAQSPGQIMTALANKAERLGVDILQQTVTSIRRTENGWDIDCSGMRLSASRVIVAMGAWSADLLKPLGISVPLVAERGYHVEFPLAGIELQNSVMDTDAKIVASSMEGGLRVAGQAEFAHVDEPEDMNKAQRMQNQAKAAIPDLQVSEPRYWMGSRPSFPDSLPMIGEFEGLKGLYAGFGHSHYGLMMAPKTGELLADLITGRTPNLQLAAYSAERFNMS; encoded by the coding sequence ATGGTCCAAAGCGTAACAATTCTTGGTGCAGGCGCGATTGGTCTGTGCACCGCCCTGTCCTTGGCTGAACGCGGCATTTCGGTTCGGTTGATTGATCGTGGGAAACCAGGCCAAGAAGCCTCCTTTGGCAATGCGGGCGTCATTTCGCCTTGGTCATTTGTCCCCCAGTCGCAGCCAGGTATCTGGAAGAAAATGCCAGCACTTATGTTCGGCAAACACCGCCCGCTAAGCGTTCGCACTGGCTTCTGGCCGCGCATGCTGCCGTGGGGCCTACAATTCCTGCGCAACAGTTCCGAAGTCCGCACCCGGCAAATTTCTGACGCCATGGAACCCTTGTGCGCACCATCGATAGATCTTTACCGTCGCCATCTGAAAGGGACAGGACAAGAACATCTGATAAAAGACTGCGCCTACGTCCATGCCTTCCGAGACGAAAATCCAGACCGGCTAAAAGCCTTGGATTATCGGATCCGGCAGGAGAAAGGCGCGGACCTTGAGCTGGTTGGGCAAAGCAGTTTGCAAAAGATCGAACCTGCCCTCTCCCCCGAATTCAAAGCTGCGGTGTTAATTCACGGACAAGCTCGCGCTCAGTCTCCCGGTCAGATCATGACAGCGCTGGCAAACAAGGCAGAACGCCTCGGCGTAGACATTCTGCAACAGACGGTCACGAGCATTAGACGTACGGAAAACGGTTGGGACATCGACTGCAGTGGAATGAGGCTGTCTGCATCACGCGTCATCGTTGCCATGGGAGCCTGGTCAGCTGACTTGCTGAAGCCCCTGGGCATTTCAGTGCCGCTTGTGGCTGAGCGGGGCTATCATGTCGAATTTCCGTTAGCCGGGATCGAACTCCAGAACTCCGTGATGGATACAGACGCAAAAATTGTTGCAAGTTCCATGGAAGGTGGTTTGCGGGTGGCTGGTCAGGCGGAATTCGCCCATGTCGATGAGCCGGAAGACATGAATAAAGCCCAGCGCATGCAAAATCAGGCCAAAGCTGCCATTCCAGACCTCCAAGTCAGTGAACCCCGTTATTGGATGGGGAGCCGTCCGTCGTTTCCCGACAGCTTGCCAATGATTGGCGAATTTGAAGGATTGAAGGGTCTTTATGCCGGTTTTGGCCACAGCCACTATGGTTTGATGATGGCCCCAAAGACTGGAGAGCTGCTGGCTGACCTGATTACAGGCCGAACTCCAAATCTCCAATTGGCTGCGTACTCGGCAGAGCGGTTCAACATGTCTTGA
- a CDS encoding aspartate aminotransferase family protein, whose translation MLRNDQLDQWDRENFFHPSTHLGQHARGEAPSRIVETGSGVYIEDRDGNKLLDAFAGLYCVNVGYGRQEIAEAIAEQAKKLAYYHAYVGHGTEASITLSKMILDRAPANMSKVYFGLGGSDANETNIKLVWYYNNILGRPEKKKIISRWRGYHGSGLMTGSLTGLELFHKKFDLPFDNVLHTEAPYYFRRSDVSMSEADFVAHCAAELEALIEREGADTIAAFIGEPAMGTGGLVPPPAGYWAAIQPILKKHDILLIADEVVTGFGRLGSMFGSDHYGLEADIITIAKGLTSAYAPLSGSIISNRVWEVLMTGTDETGPIGHGWTYSAHPIGAAAAIANLELVDSMGLVFNAGETGAYLKQALLDAIGDHPNVGEVRGEGLLIAAEFIEDRITRTFFDPARKIGPALAAALLKNGVIARAMPQGDILGFAPPLCVTKEEADTIVDGVRKAVTEVLG comes from the coding sequence ATGCTTCGAAACGACCAGCTCGATCAGTGGGATCGGGAAAACTTCTTTCATCCGTCAACCCATCTTGGCCAGCACGCCCGCGGCGAAGCGCCCAGCCGGATCGTTGAGACCGGGTCTGGTGTCTATATTGAGGACCGAGACGGCAACAAACTTCTGGATGCTTTTGCCGGCCTATACTGTGTCAACGTTGGTTATGGCCGTCAGGAAATTGCGGAAGCCATCGCAGAACAGGCCAAGAAACTCGCCTATTACCATGCCTATGTTGGGCACGGCACGGAAGCGTCCATAACCCTGTCAAAAATGATCCTCGACCGGGCACCGGCCAACATGTCCAAGGTGTATTTCGGCCTCGGCGGCTCTGATGCGAACGAAACCAACATCAAATTGGTCTGGTACTACAACAACATTCTAGGCCGTCCGGAAAAAAAGAAGATCATCTCACGCTGGCGTGGCTACCACGGTTCCGGGTTGATGACTGGGTCTTTGACCGGCCTGGAGCTGTTCCACAAGAAATTCGATTTGCCGTTCGACAACGTCCTGCATACGGAAGCACCATACTACTTCCGCCGTTCGGATGTCTCCATGAGCGAAGCCGATTTTGTGGCGCATTGCGCTGCTGAATTGGAAGCCCTGATTGAACGTGAAGGCGCAGATACGATCGCGGCGTTTATCGGTGAACCAGCCATGGGGACAGGTGGTCTTGTTCCTCCGCCTGCCGGGTACTGGGCTGCCATTCAGCCGATCCTTAAAAAGCACGACATCCTGTTGATCGCCGATGAAGTTGTCACCGGTTTCGGGCGTCTTGGGTCGATGTTCGGATCAGACCACTACGGCCTTGAAGCAGACATCATCACAATCGCCAAAGGCTTGACCTCAGCGTATGCGCCGCTTTCCGGATCGATCATATCCAACCGGGTTTGGGAGGTCCTGATGACCGGCACAGACGAAACTGGTCCAATCGGGCATGGCTGGACCTACTCAGCCCATCCGATTGGGGCGGCCGCTGCAATTGCCAATTTGGAGCTGGTTGACAGCATGGGTCTGGTCTTTAATGCCGGAGAAACTGGCGCCTATCTGAAGCAGGCGTTACTTGATGCCATTGGAGATCATCCGAATGTCGGTGAGGTTCGCGGCGAGGGCCTGTTGATTGCGGCAGAGTTTATTGAAGACCGGATTACACGGACCTTCTTCGATCCGGCCCGGAAAATCGGTCCGGCACTGGCGGCCGCGTTGCTTAAGAACGGTGTTATCGCGCGTGCGATGCCTCAAGGCGATATTCTCGGGTTTGCACCACCGCTTTGCGTAACCAAAGAAGAGGCTGATACGATTGTTGACGGCGTCAGAAAAGCCGTCACAGAGGTCCTTGGCTGA
- the phnE gene encoding phosphonate ABC transporter, permease protein PhnE → MSTVQDHWQKPPFIENKLLRYGLYVAVFGYLGVTLVTLPINWQRVAEGMERAGRIFGGAFPPSFERSGLLIDGFLESLKIAILASVGGILLSIPLAFMAAKNISIKPIYLLGRGLIIIARSFHPVIVAIIFVKAVGFGPLAGVLTLVVYSIGFVAKLLAEKIEEIDFGQVEAMKSAGAPFLSTIAYAVFPQIMPRLVGLSIYQLDSNLRASAVVGIVGAGGIGATLANAFGRYDYDFALAITMVIVGVILISEAFSGVIRKRIS, encoded by the coding sequence ATGAGCACGGTACAAGACCATTGGCAAAAACCGCCTTTCATAGAGAACAAGCTGCTGCGCTATGGGCTCTATGTAGCTGTATTCGGGTATCTCGGCGTGACGCTGGTGACCTTGCCAATCAATTGGCAACGCGTGGCAGAAGGCATGGAACGGGCCGGACGGATTTTTGGCGGCGCCTTTCCGCCCAGCTTTGAACGCTCCGGCCTGTTGATCGACGGATTTTTGGAAAGCCTGAAAATCGCCATTCTGGCAAGTGTCGGCGGCATCCTGCTGTCGATTCCGCTGGCCTTCATGGCCGCCAAAAACATCTCGATCAAACCAATCTATCTGCTTGGCCGCGGCCTCATCATCATCGCTCGTAGTTTCCACCCGGTGATCGTCGCCATCATCTTCGTGAAAGCCGTTGGTTTTGGCCCGCTCGCCGGTGTCCTGACACTTGTCGTCTATTCCATCGGTTTTGTTGCAAAACTGCTCGCTGAAAAAATCGAGGAGATCGACTTCGGTCAGGTGGAAGCAATGAAATCGGCTGGCGCACCGTTCCTCTCGACCATTGCCTACGCGGTGTTTCCTCAGATCATGCCCCGCCTCGTTGGCCTCAGCATCTATCAGTTGGACAGTAACCTCAGGGCCTCAGCCGTGGTCGGAATTGTCGGCGCGGGCGGGATCGGCGCCACTCTGGCGAACGCCTTTGGCCGCTACGACTATGACTTTGCGCTCGCCATCACCATGGTGATCGTCGGGGTGATCCTGATCTCTGAAGCCTTCAGCGGCGTGATCAGAAAGCGAATCTCATGA